In one window of Bacteriovorax sp. BAL6_X DNA:
- a CDS encoding ABC-2 family transporter protein, which translates to MSNLIKWWQTIKISIVKYTAYRLNFFLQIIGPALVFLFIKYNLWTAIFESTGSDTIKGYTLKAMLTYHVWAFVVSQLAQGHTALNLALDIRMGRISTYLIYPFNFWEFHTASFIGFQVIQLFVTGFAIFLFSIIGILPSVELPTLLNGVGVCLFVSLFWFSLQYLTGVMAFWLEETWILRVMLQMITVFLSGAIIPLELYPDFFREILMYTPFPYLTYYPIKVFMGEAVSYTSFFSVLGPWLLLVSVICTLTWKRGIRLYTAAGM; encoded by the coding sequence ATGTCTAATCTTATAAAATGGTGGCAAACCATTAAGATATCCATTGTAAAGTACACGGCCTATCGGCTTAACTTCTTCCTTCAAATTATTGGACCAGCACTAGTATTTCTTTTTATTAAGTACAATCTATGGACGGCCATTTTTGAAAGTACCGGTAGTGATACAATTAAAGGCTATACACTTAAGGCCATGCTAACTTACCATGTTTGGGCCTTCGTTGTGTCTCAACTTGCCCAAGGTCACACTGCACTTAATCTGGCCCTTGATATTAGAATGGGAAGAATCTCTACTTATCTCATCTATCCATTTAACTTCTGGGAGTTTCACACGGCTTCATTTATAGGCTTTCAAGTTATTCAACTCTTTGTAACAGGGTTTGCAATATTCTTGTTTTCAATAATTGGTATTTTACCAAGTGTCGAACTCCCTACACTCCTAAACGGTGTTGGTGTCTGTCTCTTTGTCAGCCTCTTTTGGTTCTCCCTTCAATACTTAACGGGAGTGATGGCCTTTTGGTTAGAAGAGACATGGATCTTAAGAGTAATGCTACAAATGATTACAGTATTTCTTTCAGGCGCAATTATTCCTTTAGAGCTTTATCCGGACTTCTTTAGAGAGATCCTAATGTATACACCCTTTCCATATTTAACCTACTATCCAATTAAAGTCTTTATGGGAGAGGCCGTGAGTTATACATCTTTCTTTAGTGTCTTAGGACCTTGGTTACTTCTTGTCAGCGTCATTTGTACTCTAACATGGAAGCGTGGAATTAGACTTTATACAGCGGCGGGGATGTAA
- a CDS encoding ATP-binding cassette domain-containing protein translates to MIETNNLTKKFTSYKKEEGFKGSIKSFFNRNPITKYAVNDFSFKVEKGEIKGLLGPNGAGKTTLMKMLTGIIVPSSGEVTIAGYKPWQRDKEFRKKIALVMGQKSQLWWDIPAMDSFQLLQKYYEIPDDQFKKKLGYMGELLDVTELFHIHVRKLSLGERMKLELMASLLHEPEVLFLDEPTIGLDLVAQENMRNFLKEYHAKNELSIILTSHYMADVQALCKDLVLISKGQKAYDGPLQNLEKILGDKKSVYFSFDKEIDTNEDFWSNLDCDFLDNGLSVELRVDKEKLSEISTAILSKYPVIDFHTEKLPIEKVMKKIMENPEILSNV, encoded by the coding sequence ATGATTGAAACAAATAACCTCACAAAGAAATTCACAAGTTATAAGAAAGAAGAAGGATTTAAAGGAAGTATTAAGTCATTCTTCAATCGTAATCCAATTACCAAATATGCTGTAAACGATTTTAGCTTTAAAGTAGAAAAAGGTGAAATTAAAGGTTTATTAGGTCCTAACGGAGCAGGAAAAACTACCCTCATGAAAATGCTGACAGGAATTATTGTTCCTTCAAGTGGAGAGGTCACAATTGCAGGATACAAACCTTGGCAACGTGATAAAGAGTTTAGAAAGAAGATTGCGCTAGTTATGGGGCAAAAATCACAGTTGTGGTGGGATATCCCAGCAATGGACTCATTCCAATTACTTCAAAAATATTATGAAATCCCAGATGATCAATTTAAAAAGAAACTTGGTTATATGGGTGAACTCTTAGATGTGACTGAGTTATTTCATATTCATGTAAGAAAACTTTCCCTTGGTGAAAGAATGAAGCTAGAACTCATGGCCTCACTCTTACACGAACCAGAAGTTCTCTTCTTAGATGAGCCTACAATTGGACTCGACCTAGTTGCCCAAGAAAATATGAGAAACTTCTTAAAAGAATATCATGCTAAGAATGAACTCTCGATTATTCTTACATCTCACTATATGGCGGATGTTCAGGCCCTCTGTAAAGATCTTGTTCTTATTTCAAAAGGACAAAAAGCATATGATGGGCCACTTCAAAATTTAGAAAAGATTCTTGGTGATAAAAAATCTGTTTACTTCAGCTTTGATAAAGAAATTGATACCAATGAAGACTTTTGGTCGAATCTTGATTGTGATTTTCTAGATAATGGATTAAGTGTTGAGTTAAGAGTTGATAAAGAAAAACTCTCTGAAATCTCTACGGCCATCTTATCAAAGTATCCAGTTATTGATTTTCATACTGAAAAACTTCCTATTGAGAAAGTGATGAAGAAGATCATGGAGAACCCGGAGATTCTAAGTAATGTCTAA
- a CDS encoding TrmH family RNA methyltransferase, which translates to MSKKTRKFLEKKFEKELEIAKEKAVHGQHEIIIILDHLKGGFNIGKILRSCEIYSVHEVHIVGTKFFDVTIAKGALKRVKTFFYEDIEDSIKRIKELGYTPLTLDSNAKTYLNKSELPKKSAFIFGHEEFGPLKEMPGIERLKIKQYGMTESLNVSIAASIVMYEYTNQHASE; encoded by the coding sequence ATGAGCAAGAAAACAAGAAAATTCTTAGAAAAGAAATTTGAAAAAGAACTAGAGATAGCTAAAGAAAAAGCCGTTCATGGGCAACACGAAATAATCATTATCTTAGATCATCTTAAGGGTGGTTTTAATATTGGTAAAATATTGAGGTCATGTGAAATCTACAGTGTTCACGAAGTCCATATTGTTGGAACAAAATTCTTTGATGTCACAATTGCAAAAGGTGCTCTAAAAAGAGTTAAGACTTTCTTCTATGAGGATATCGAAGATTCAATTAAGCGTATTAAAGAACTAGGCTACACTCCCCTAACTCTAGACTCAAATGCAAAAACTTATTTAAATAAGAGTGAGCTTCCTAAAAAATCGGCCTTTATTTTTGGCCATGAAGAGTTTGGCCCACTTAAAGAGATGCCAGGAATCGAAAGACTTAAGATTAAGCAATACGGAATGACTGAATCATTAAACGTTTCCATTGCGGCAAGTATTGTCATGTACGAATACACTAACCAACACGCTAGCGAGTAA
- the msrA gene encoding peptide-methionine (S)-S-oxide reductase MsrA: protein MNNIEVAVFGAGCFWGVEETFRKLAGVIETEVGYAGGNSDQTTYEEVCTDTTGHAEVVKITYDPSIIKFENLLDVFFNNHNPTTLNRQGVDVGSQYRSVIFYGNEEQKEAGVKAIKELEESGCFKNPIVTKLELLNNYIKAEEYHQKYLKKKGLTSCSL, encoded by the coding sequence ATGAACAATATCGAAGTTGCAGTATTTGGAGCAGGGTGTTTTTGGGGTGTCGAAGAGACCTTTCGAAAGCTTGCGGGTGTTATTGAAACCGAAGTTGGCTATGCTGGTGGAAATAGTGATCAGACGACTTACGAAGAAGTTTGTACTGATACGACTGGACACGCTGAAGTAGTTAAAATTACTTACGATCCATCCATAATTAAATTTGAAAATCTTTTAGATGTCTTCTTTAATAACCATAATCCTACAACGCTTAATCGTCAGGGAGTTGATGTTGGCTCGCAATATCGAAGTGTGATCTTCTATGGTAACGAGGAGCAAAAGGAAGCTGGAGTAAAGGCCATAAAAGAGCTTGAAGAAAGTGGTTGCTTTAAAAATCCTATAGTAACTAAACTTGAATTATTGAATAATTACATCAAAGCTGAAGAGTATCATCAGAAGTACTTGAAAAAGAAGGGCCTTACGAGTTGCTCGCTATAA
- a CDS encoding DMT family transporter yields the protein MKGIILLSIACAIWGLGFAGTRFTLTDYSPVWSNSLRYIFAGSFAFLILLFRNEFKKIISKKDEILGGLVCSALLMMALQLQTVGIAMTTMAKAGFFTVFYAIITPIISVIFFGQRVSKTFWLLLSTSMLGIMMMNGMDFSNFNMGDIFVIASAIFFSLHIIATDRYANNVEAVRFNFLQCIFMGIMGLVFALLYEGPTSLTALYTNSPLNFPSPLWGFLILSIFSSLIAFSLQITAQRSIPAHIVGLVFLSESIFAALFGYILFGETLDPTAIAGSIVIIISVALVPRFTNIKKDESEDSELIENTGASSVVNDTRV from the coding sequence ATGAAAGGTATTATCTTATTAAGTATTGCTTGTGCAATCTGGGGGCTCGGCTTTGCCGGAACTCGATTTACACTAACGGACTATTCACCAGTGTGGTCAAATTCACTACGCTATATCTTTGCGGGATCATTCGCTTTTCTCATTCTACTTTTTAGAAATGAATTTAAAAAAATTATCAGTAAAAAAGATGAAATTCTAGGGGGGCTAGTTTGCTCCGCACTTCTAATGATGGCCCTGCAGCTTCAAACTGTTGGTATTGCCATGACGACAATGGCGAAGGCCGGATTCTTTACCGTCTTCTACGCTATTATTACTCCAATAATCTCTGTAATATTCTTTGGGCAGAGAGTAAGTAAAACATTCTGGCTTCTACTTTCAACATCAATGCTTGGAATTATGATGATGAATGGAATGGATTTTAGTAATTTTAATATGGGAGATATCTTTGTAATTGCATCAGCAATTTTCTTCTCTCTACACATTATTGCAACGGATCGTTATGCCAATAATGTCGAAGCCGTTCGCTTTAACTTCCTTCAATGTATCTTTATGGGAATCATGGGTTTAGTTTTTGCTCTACTTTATGAAGGGCCAACGAGCTTAACAGCTCTTTACACGAACTCCCCTTTAAACTTTCCTTCTCCTCTGTGGGGATTTCTAATTCTATCAATCTTCTCTTCACTTATTGCCTTCTCCCTTCAGATTACGGCACAAAGAAGTATTCCGGCCCATATTGTTGGACTAGTCTTCTTAAGTGAATCAATCTTTGCAGCATTATTTGGCTATATCTTATTTGGAGAGACGCTAGATCCAACAGCCATTGCTGGTTCAATCGTCATTATTATATCAGTAGCACTTGTTCCAAGATTTACTAATATTAAAAAAGATGAAAGCGAAGATAGTGAGTTAATAGAAAATACCGGGGCATCGTCTGTTGTCAACGATACCCGAGTATAA
- a CDS encoding urocanate hydratase, with product MSTDSFKEAILEGIPKILPNYKKYEEDINHAPKRKQILSQEEEKLALRNALRYFPSDLHAELLPEFKEELEKYGRIYMYRYRPDYKIHARSIDEYPHKSKQAAAIMLMLSNNLDYAVAQHPHELITYGGNGAVFSNWAQYLLTMQYLATMTDEQTLVLYSGHPAGLFPSHKDAPRVVVTNGMMIPNYSKPDDWEKFNALGVTQYGQMTAGSFMYIGPQGIVHGTTITVLNALRKISKETVTETAGKVFVTAGLGGMSGAQPKAAVIAGCIGVVAEVNPKAVKTRHEQGWVDEVFTDLDEIIARIKKAQENKEAVSLAYQGNIINLWEKIADSDIHIDIGSDQTSLHNPWAGGYYPADLSFEEANEMMANNPEQFKVEVQKSLVRHVNAVNKLADKGMYFFDYGNAFLLEASRAGADIMKQGSTEDFKYPSYVQDIMGPMCFDYGFGPFRWVCTSSTQEDLDLTDQLATEVLERLMQESPKEITQQMQDNITWIKGAKENDLVVGSKARILYADSDGRIEIALAFNKALREGKLKAPVVLGRDHHDVSGTDSPFRETSNIYDGSRFTADMAVQNFVGDSFRGATWISLHNGGGVGWGEVMNGGFGMVLDGSEDCDRRIKSMLFWDVNNGINRRSWARNEGATFAIKRAMEKEPLLKVTLPNLVDDKLL from the coding sequence ATGAGTACGGATAGTTTTAAAGAAGCTATATTAGAGGGTATTCCTAAGATTTTACCAAATTATAAGAAATATGAAGAGGATATTAACCACGCTCCAAAACGTAAACAAATTCTATCTCAAGAAGAAGAGAAGCTAGCATTAAGAAATGCTCTTCGCTACTTCCCAAGTGATCTTCATGCTGAACTACTTCCAGAATTCAAAGAGGAATTAGAGAAGTATGGACGAATCTATATGTACCGTTATCGTCCTGATTATAAAATTCATGCACGCTCAATTGATGAGTACCCACACAAATCAAAGCAAGCAGCGGCCATCATGCTGATGCTTTCAAATAATCTAGACTACGCTGTTGCACAACACCCCCATGAGTTAATTACTTACGGTGGAAACGGTGCTGTTTTCTCAAACTGGGCCCAGTATCTTTTAACAATGCAATATCTTGCAACAATGACTGATGAGCAAACACTTGTTCTCTACTCTGGTCACCCTGCTGGCTTATTTCCATCACACAAAGATGCACCAAGAGTAGTCGTGACAAATGGAATGATGATTCCAAACTACTCAAAGCCAGACGACTGGGAAAAATTCAATGCACTAGGTGTAACACAATACGGACAAATGACGGCGGGCTCTTTCATGTATATTGGGCCACAAGGAATTGTTCACGGAACAACAATTACAGTTCTAAATGCTCTTAGAAAAATTTCAAAAGAAACTGTGACAGAAACAGCTGGAAAAGTATTTGTCACAGCAGGACTTGGTGGAATGTCTGGAGCACAACCAAAGGCCGCTGTAATAGCCGGATGTATTGGTGTTGTTGCAGAAGTAAATCCTAAGGCCGTTAAAACAAGACACGAGCAAGGATGGGTTGATGAAGTTTTCACTGACCTAGATGAAATCATTGCACGTATTAAAAAAGCTCAAGAAAATAAAGAAGCCGTCTCTCTTGCCTACCAAGGAAATATTATTAATCTTTGGGAGAAGATCGCTGACAGTGATATTCATATTGACATTGGTTCCGACCAAACTTCTCTCCATAACCCGTGGGCAGGTGGTTACTACCCTGCCGATCTTTCATTTGAAGAAGCAAATGAGATGATGGCAAATAACCCAGAGCAATTTAAGGTTGAGGTACAAAAGAGTTTGGTTAGACATGTAAATGCTGTTAATAAGCTTGCAGATAAAGGAATGTACTTCTTTGATTATGGAAATGCATTCTTACTTGAAGCATCTCGCGCTGGTGCTGATATTATGAAACAAGGATCAACAGAAGATTTCAAGTATCCTTCATACGTCCAAGACATTATGGGGCCAATGTGTTTTGACTACGGGTTTGGGCCTTTTAGATGGGTTTGTACTTCAAGCACACAAGAGGATCTTGATCTTACAGATCAACTGGCAACAGAAGTTCTGGAGAGACTAATGCAAGAGTCACCAAAAGAGATTACTCAGCAGATGCAGGATAATATCACTTGGATTAAAGGTGCAAAAGAGAACGATCTAGTTGTTGGATCAAAAGCTCGTATCCTCTATGCAGATAGTGATGGAAGAATTGAAATTGCTCTTGCCTTTAACAAAGCACTTCGTGAAGGAAAGCTAAAGGCACCAGTCGTTTTAGGTCGCGACCACCACGATGTTTCTGGAACAGACTCTCCATTTAGAGAGACTTCTAATATCTATGACGGTTCTCGCTTCACAGCAGATATGGCCGTGCAAAACTTTGTTGGAGACTCATTTAGAGGAGCGACTTGGATCTCACTTCATAACGGCGGAGGTGTCGGATGGGGTGAAGTTATGAATGGTGGCTTTGGAATGGTTCTTGATGGAAGTGAAGACTGTGATCGTCGTATCAAGTCGATGCTTTTTTGGGATGTAAATAACGGAATTAATCGTCGTAGTTGGGCCCGCAATGAAGGTGCGACCTTTGCGATTAAGAGAGCGATGGAAAAAGAGCCTCTTTTAAAGGTAACGCTTCCAAACTTAGTTGATGATAAATTACTTTAA
- a CDS encoding CarD family transcriptional regulator: MPKLEIGQEVVSINFGVGVITEIKDMSGAEFYIIESSQGRSTTMIPTVKEDAFRPLSSPTELEETLDRLSQDRELRQFDSKKDRINFFKSNIQKQDIDTFVDNIQQLLQITDKGSAESKYLEMLLENLSVEVGAVFNEDINQAKERVNSCLDGKFSF, from the coding sequence ATGCCAAAATTAGAAATAGGACAAGAGGTAGTATCGATTAACTTTGGAGTTGGCGTAATTACTGAAATAAAAGATATGAGTGGAGCGGAGTTCTACATTATTGAATCTTCACAAGGGCGCTCGACAACGATGATTCCAACAGTAAAGGAAGATGCGTTTAGACCTTTAAGTAGTCCTACTGAATTAGAAGAAACTCTCGATAGGCTTTCGCAAGATAGAGAACTTAGGCAGTTCGATTCTAAAAAAGATCGTATCAATTTTTTTAAATCAAATATTCAAAAACAAGATATCGATACATTTGTTGATAATATTCAGCAGTTACTTCAAATTACTGACAAGGGCTCGGCCGAGTCAAAGTATTTAGAAATGCTTTTAGAAAATTTATCTGTGGAAGTTGGTGCAGTCTTTAATGAAGATATAAACCAAGCAAAAGAACGTGTGAACTCTTGCTTGGATGGTAAGTTTAGTTTCTAA
- a CDS encoding serine protease, with the protein MNFSLALLAVVFTLNLSSMAIDKVVYGEDNRLDQFEITDQNILDLQRSTLAMIPKSKLKRDMNNSGSFKTIDSKIGLCDDARFNNQVDVAECSGFLIEKNNKQYVVTAGHCATSKSDCYDNYWVFDYAKKSPNDDARTIQESNIYSCKKIAVQSLNSSNGTDFALIELDRRVEDRKPLEYRQKSDIMKGEEIFVIGHPSGLPSKVAADAYVRDASDFWSFETNLDTFSGNSGSAVFNQNTGIVEGILVRGDRDYRYNTKKNCYEPNICNMDSCGGEDVFRINRIHYLRD; encoded by the coding sequence ATGAACTTTTCACTTGCCCTGCTAGCTGTTGTTTTCACTCTTAATCTTTCGTCGATGGCCATTGATAAAGTTGTTTATGGTGAAGATAACCGTCTGGATCAATTCGAAATAACTGATCAAAATATACTAGACCTTCAAAGATCAACACTGGCAATGATTCCAAAATCAAAACTCAAGAGAGATATGAATAATAGTGGAAGTTTTAAGACGATCGATTCAAAGATTGGCCTATGTGATGATGCAAGGTTTAACAATCAAGTTGATGTTGCTGAATGTTCAGGGTTTTTAATTGAAAAGAATAACAAGCAATACGTTGTAACAGCGGGCCACTGTGCAACTTCAAAGTCTGATTGCTACGATAACTATTGGGTTTTTGACTACGCTAAAAAATCTCCAAATGACGATGCAAGAACAATTCAAGAAAGTAATATTTACAGCTGTAAAAAGATTGCTGTTCAAAGCTTAAATAGCTCCAATGGAACTGATTTTGCTCTTATTGAACTTGATCGTCGAGTTGAGGACCGTAAGCCTCTAGAATATAGACAAAAATCAGATATCATGAAAGGTGAAGAGATCTTTGTTATTGGTCACCCTTCTGGCCTTCCATCAAAAGTAGCGGCCGATGCTTACGTTAGAGATGCAAGTGACTTTTGGAGCTTTGAAACAAATCTAGATACATTCTCAGGAAACTCTGGTTCAGCAGTTTTCAACCAAAACACAGGTATTGTAGAAGGTATTCTTGTTCGTGGAGACCGAGACTACCGTTACAACACAAAGAAAAACTGCTACGAACCAAATATTTGTAATATGGATAGTTGTGGCGGTGAAGATGTTTTCCGCATCAATAGAATCCACTACCTTAGAGACTAA
- a CDS encoding NADPH-dependent FMN reductase yields MSDFLIVTSSDGMNLKMADKILELAQESGRSFEIVKISDYKLPLYTAEEEKNGIPEDGVKLTDKFIAAKGFVFLTPEYNGSVTPSFINAIAWISRSGGESWREAFVDKPAVLGTHSGGGGQYVIQAMQNQLSFIGLHIVGRKLITNYSKQLNEEGARDALNSLIKLA; encoded by the coding sequence ATGAGTGATTTTTTAATCGTTACTTCAAGTGACGGAATGAATCTAAAAATGGCAGACAAGATTCTTGAATTAGCACAAGAATCAGGAAGATCTTTTGAAATCGTAAAAATTAGCGATTATAAACTTCCACTATATACAGCAGAAGAAGAAAAGAATGGAATTCCAGAAGATGGTGTAAAACTAACAGATAAGTTTATTGCTGCAAAAGGCTTTGTTTTCTTAACACCGGAATACAATGGATCAGTAACTCCATCATTTATCAATGCCATTGCTTGGATATCTCGCTCAGGTGGAGAATCTTGGCGCGAAGCATTTGTTGATAAGCCAGCTGTTCTTGGAACGCACTCTGGAGGAGGCGGACAATACGTTATCCAAGCAATGCAAAATCAACTTTCTTTCATTGGACTTCATATTGTTGGCCGTAAACTTATAACGAATTACAGCAAGCAGTTAAATGAAGAAGGTGCAAGAGATGCACTAAATAGTTTAATAAAACTTGCATAA
- a CDS encoding succinylglutamate desuccinylase, whose product MSEFNFLKTTRNNENALAPVTFERKNCHFQVHDTGIVEVTPNSITTDDIYIISCGIHGNETAPIEFTNETLEKIYRDELIINSPTLFIFGNPKAMNIGKRFSEYNLNRCFNGAYKELPENYEVKRASVIEKQCYDFVDKYDDKQLFHFDLHCALKKSEMERFALVPKTTDRQRDHHFNLALANMGVQASLFSHQESTVFSSFSFKKLNAYSATVELGKVYPFGHNPQGKFKAAQETIESLLSSKLLKNEVLAKAFTIYASINKEYDDFSFTFEEEESANFTLFKKGDHIFTQNNEKYLAPEDNLRMIFPNSKVILGQRALLLIKELE is encoded by the coding sequence ATGAGTGAATTTAACTTTTTGAAAACAACAAGAAATAATGAAAATGCTTTAGCACCAGTTACTTTTGAACGAAAAAATTGTCACTTTCAAGTTCATGATACTGGTATTGTGGAAGTCACACCTAATTCAATAACAACAGATGATATCTACATAATCTCTTGTGGAATTCACGGCAATGAAACTGCACCGATTGAATTTACAAATGAAACACTCGAGAAGATTTATCGTGATGAACTTATCATCAACTCTCCTACTCTCTTTATCTTTGGTAATCCAAAGGCCATGAATATTGGTAAGCGCTTTAGTGAATACAATTTAAATCGTTGCTTTAATGGAGCTTATAAAGAGTTACCTGAAAACTATGAGGTTAAAAGAGCAAGTGTTATTGAGAAACAATGCTATGACTTTGTTGATAAATACGATGACAAACAACTCTTTCACTTTGATCTTCATTGCGCCTTAAAGAAAAGTGAAATGGAGCGCTTTGCACTTGTACCAAAGACAACTGATCGACAAAGAGATCATCATTTCAACTTGGCCCTTGCAAATATGGGGGTTCAAGCTTCTTTATTTTCTCATCAAGAATCAACAGTATTTAGTTCGTTTAGCTTTAAAAAGCTAAATGCCTATAGTGCCACAGTTGAGCTTGGTAAGGTCTATCCTTTTGGACATAACCCACAAGGAAAGTTCAAAGCAGCGCAAGAAACTATAGAATCACTTTTAAGCTCTAAGTTGTTAAAAAATGAGGTTCTTGCAAAAGCATTTACAATCTATGCTTCAATCAATAAAGAATATGATGACTTTAGTTTTACTTTTGAGGAGGAAGAAAGCGCAAACTTTACTCTCTTTAAAAAAGGTGATCATATTTTCACGCAAAATAACGAAAAGTACCTCGCTCCGGAAGATAATTTACGTATGATTTTTCCAAACTCTAAAGTCATTTTAGGACAAAGAGCATTGCTACTTATTAAAGAATTAGAATAA
- the ilvA gene encoding threonine ammonia-lyase: MTTTNVKLSDIQDARLAIENRIIKTPLTYSTTLSEKFNCQVYLKLENLQLTGAYKIRGALNRLSKLTKEEKDKGVIASSAGNHAQGVALAAKQLGIQATIVMPESTPLAKIQGTKKFGAEVILHGNFYDDAYQKALEIQRESGQVFIHPFNDKDIIAGQGTIGLEIIDELPDVDLVAIPIGGGGLISGISTAIKESGSRAKIVGVEAVEMPAMKTSIEQNKIVTVDKKKTIADGIAVTTVLDNTFNTVKKYVDEIVTVKETEISHAIVTLLEYEKVLCEGAGATSVAALLYDQFKDIKGKTVVLVVSGGNIDLNILDRIIERGLITSGRSCSIIVNVPDTPGTIARISNIIGSKQANILEIHHNRAFTTSVLGETEVEFSLETRGHLHIKEIVDELNSMGLSAKRV, translated from the coding sequence ATGACAACAACTAACGTAAAGCTAAGTGATATTCAAGATGCAAGGCTTGCTATTGAAAATCGTATTATTAAAACACCATTAACTTACTCAACAACATTGAGTGAGAAGTTTAACTGCCAAGTTTATTTAAAACTTGAGAATCTACAGTTAACTGGAGCCTATAAAATAAGAGGGGCACTTAATCGTCTTTCTAAACTAACAAAAGAAGAAAAAGATAAGGGTGTTATTGCATCATCTGCTGGAAATCATGCTCAAGGTGTTGCTCTTGCAGCTAAACAACTTGGCATTCAGGCAACAATTGTTATGCCTGAATCAACTCCTCTAGCAAAAATCCAAGGAACAAAGAAATTTGGTGCAGAAGTCATCCTTCATGGAAATTTCTATGATGATGCCTATCAAAAAGCACTAGAGATCCAAAGAGAATCAGGTCAAGTATTTATTCATCCTTTTAACGATAAAGATATAATTGCAGGCCAAGGAACAATTGGTTTAGAAATTATTGATGAGCTACCTGATGTCGATCTTGTTGCTATTCCTATTGGAGGCGGCGGCCTCATCTCAGGTATTTCAACGGCCATCAAAGAAAGTGGAAGTAGAGCGAAGATCGTTGGAGTCGAAGCAGTCGAAATGCCTGCAATGAAGACATCTATCGAACAAAACAAAATTGTTACCGTGGATAAGAAAAAAACAATTGCAGATGGTATTGCTGTCACTACTGTTCTTGATAATACATTTAATACTGTAAAAAAATATGTTGATGAAATTGTCACAGTAAAAGAAACTGAGATATCACACGCAATAGTGACTCTTCTTGAGTATGAGAAGGTCCTTTGTGAAGGTGCTGGAGCAACTTCTGTTGCGGCACTCTTATATGATCAGTTCAAGGATATAAAAGGAAAGACTGTTGTCCTAGTCGTAAGCGGTGGAAATATAGACTTAAATATTCTTGACCGTATCATCGAAAGAGGTCTCATTACTTCTGGTCGCTCTTGCTCAATTATAGTTAATGTTCCAGATACACCTGGCACAATTGCAAGAATTTCAAATATTATCGGCTCTAAACAGGCCAATATTTTAGAGATTCACCATAATAGGGCCTTCACAACAAGTGTCCTCGGTGAAACAGAGGTCGAATTCTCACTTGAGACGAGAGGACATCTTCATATTAAAGAAATTGTTGATGAACTCAATTCAATGGGCCTTAGCGCCAAAAGAGTCTAG
- a CDS encoding FxsA family protein, which yields MFPILVMLFTVIPAIEIYLLFSIGGQIGGGNTFLLVLITGVIGAALAKSQGAALLTKIQGELTQGRVPANSFIHGLLVFGGGLLLLTPGFLTDVLGLSMVLPLTRHIWLIYMKKFFMSSIESGNMQFYSFKNGGGFSSYSGNAYNSQARHEGNQNGPIQVDENTFEVDYEKK from the coding sequence ATGTTTCCAATATTAGTTATGTTATTCACAGTTATTCCTGCAATTGAGATCTACTTACTCTTTTCAATTGGTGGCCAAATTGGAGGAGGGAATACCTTTCTACTCGTTCTAATTACTGGTGTAATCGGTGCGGCCCTAGCAAAATCGCAAGGAGCAGCACTGCTAACCAAGATCCAAGGAGAACTTACTCAAGGACGTGTTCCTGCAAATAGTTTTATCCATGGACTTCTTGTTTTTGGTGGAGGTCTTCTTCTCTTAACTCCAGGCTTTCTTACAGATGTCCTTGGACTCTCGATGGTTCTTCCACTAACTCGTCACATTTGGCTTATTTACATGAAAAAATTCTTTATGAGCTCAATTGAAAGTGGCAATATGCAATTTTATTCATTTAAAAATGGTGGTGGTTTCTCTTCTTATTCTGGAAATGCCTATAATTCACAGGCCCGTCACGAAGGAAATCAAAATGGCCCGATCCAAGTGGATGAGAACACATTTGAAGTTGATTACGAAAAGAAGTAA